A part of Salvelinus alpinus chromosome 5, SLU_Salpinus.1, whole genome shotgun sequence genomic DNA contains:
- the LOC139575888 gene encoding coatomer subunit beta-like, whose product MTAAENVCYTLINVPNDSEPPSEVSLKADLEKGEIKAKTEALKKVIIMILNGEKLPGLLMTIIRFVLPLQDHTIKKLLLVFWEIVPKTTPDGKLLQEMILVCDAYRKDLQHPNEFIRGSTLRFLCKLKESELLEPLMPAIRACLEHRHSYVRRNAVLAIYTIYRNFENLIPDAPELIHDFLVNEKDASCKRNAFMMLIHADQDRALDYLSTCIDQVHTFGDILQLVIVELIYKVCHANPSERARFIRCIYNLLQSSSPAVKYEAAGTLVTLSSAPTAIKAAAQCYIDLIIKESDNNVKLIVLDRLIELKEHPTHERVLQDLVMDILRVLSTPDLEVRKKTLQLALDLVSSRNVEELVIVLKKEVIKTNNVTEHEDTDKFRQLLVRTLHSCSVRFPDMAANVIPVLMEFLSDTNEAAAADVLEFVREAIQRFDNLRPLIIEKMLEVFHAIRTVKIYRGALWILGEYCSTKEDIQSVMTEVRRSLGEIPIVENEIKKEAGEGKPEEEVSAAPAAKLVTEMGTYVTQSALSSSRPSKKEEDRPPLRGFLMDGDFYVAASLATTLTKVALRYVTIVQDKKRQNSFVAESMLIMATILHLGKSSLPKKPITDDDVDRISLCLKVLSECSPLMNDIFNKECRKSLSHMLTVRLEEEKLSQKKESEKRNVLVQADDPISFMQLTAKNETSSKEDQFQLSLLAAMGTTLKKEANDPMASKLNKVTQLTGFSDPVYAEAYVHVNQYDIVLDVLVVNQTNDTLQNCTLELATLGDLKLVEKPSPLTLAPHDFANIKANVKVASTENGIIFGNIVYDISGAASDRNCVVLSDIHIDIMDYIQPASCTDAEFRQMWAEFEWENKVTVNTNIADLNEYLHHILSSTNMKCLTPEKALSGFCGFMAANLYARSIFGEDALANVSIEKPIHLGPDAPVNGHIRIRAKSQGMALSLGDKINLSQKKTSV is encoded by the exons ATGACAGCCGCAGAGAATGTTTGTTACACTTTGATCAATGTTCCAAATGACTCCGAACCTCCATCGGAAGTCAGTCTCAAAGCAGACTTGG AAAAAGGAGAGATCAAGGCAAAGACAGAGGCCCTGAAGAAGGTAATCATCATGATACTGAATGGAGAGAAGCTGCCAGGCCTACTGATGACCATCATCCGATTTGTCCTCCCACTTCAAGACCACACCATTAAAAAGCTTCTGCTAGTCTTCTGGGAGATTGTCCCCAAAACGACTCCAGATGGCAAGCTGCTTCAGGAGATGATCCTGGTCTGTGACGCCTACAGAAAG GACTTGCAGCACCCCAACGAGTTCATCCGTGGATCCACCCTGCGCTTTCTGTGCAAGTTGAAGGAGTCTGAGCTGCTGGAGCCCCTCATGCCCGCCATCCGCGCCTGCCTGGAGCACCGCCACAGCTACGTTCGCCGCAATGCTGTACTGGCCATCTACACCATCTACAG GAACTTTGAAAATCTTATCCCAGATGCCCCTGAGTTGATCCATGATTTCCTTGTGAATGAAAAAGATGCCAGCTGCAAGAGGAATGCTTTCATGATGCTCATTCACGCAGACCAG GACAGAGCTCTGGATTACCTCAGCACCTGCATTGATCAAGTGCATACATTTGGAGATATTCTCCAGTTGGTCATTGTGGAGCTGATTTACAAG GTGTGCCACGCTAACCCGTCGGAGCGTGCCCGCTTCATCCGCTGCATCTACAACCTGTTGCAGTCCTCCAGCCCAGCCGTCAAGTACGAGGCAGCTGGCACTCTTGTCACGCTGTCCAGTGCACCCACTGCCATCAAG GCTGCTGCCCAGTGCTACATTGACCTTATCATCAAGGAGAGTGACAACAACGTGAAGTTGATCGTCCTGGATCGTCTGATAGAGCTGAAGGAGCATCCCACTCATGAACGTGTTCTCCAG GACCTGGTGATGGACATTCTGCGTGTTTTGAGCACGCCTGACCTCGAGGTCCGGAAGAAGACCCTGCAGCTGGCCTTGGACCTAGTCTCATCTCGGAACGTAGAGGAG TTGGTGATAGTTCTGAAGAAGGAGGTGATTAAGACCAACAACGTGACGGAGCATGAGGACACTGATAAATTCAGGCAGCTGCTGGTGCGCACCCTCCACTCATGCAGTGTACGCTTCCCTGACATGGCGGCCAATGTCATTCCTGTG CTGATGGAGTTCCTGAGTGACACTAACGAGGCAGCGGCGGCTGATGTGTTGGAGTTTGTGAGGGAGGCCATTCAGAGGTTCGACAACCTGAGGCCCCTCATCATCGAGAAGATGCTGGAAGTCTTCCATGCCATCAGGACTGTCAA GATCTACAGAGGAGCGCTTTGGATCCTGGGAGAATACTGCAGCACTAAAGAGGACATTCAGAGTGTGATGACAGAAGTGCGCAGGTCACTTGGAGAG ATCCCCATAGTAGAGAACGAGATCAAGAAAGAGGCTGGGGAGGGGAAGCCGGAAGAAGAGGTGAGCGCAGCGCCAGCAGCCAAACTGGTGACAGAGATGGGCACCTACGTCACACAGAGCGCCCTCAGCTCCTCCCGACCCTCAAAGAAGGAAGAGGACAG GCCTCCTCTCAGGGGCTTCTTGATGGACGGAGACTTCTATGTGGCGGCCTCTTTAGCCACAACCCTGACCAAAGTGGCCCTACGATATGTCACCATAGTTCAAGACAAAAAGAGACAGAAT TCCTTTGTGGCTGAGTCTATGCTGATCATGGCCACCATCCTCCACTTGGGCAAGTCCTCTCTGCCCAAGAAACCCATCACAGACGACGATGTGGACCGCATCTCGCTGTGTCTCAAGGTGCTGTCCGAGTGTTCGCCCCTCATGAACGACATCTTTAACAAGGAGTGCCGCAAGTCCCTGTCTCACATGCTCACTGTCAGGCTGGAGGAGGAGAAGCTATCTCAGAAG AAAGAGTCAGAGAAGCGGAACGTACTGGTGCAGGCAGACGACCCCATTTCCTTTATGCAACTGACGGCCAAGAACGAGACGTCCTCCAAGGAGGACCAGTTCCAGCTCAGTTTACTGGCTGCCATGGGAACCACTCTTAAAAAGGAGGCTAACGACCCCATGGCCTCCAAACTCAACAAG GTTACCCAGCTGACTGGTTTCTCAGACCCAGTCTATGCTGAGGCCTATGTCCATGTCAACCAGTATGACATTGTGCTGGACGTGCTGGTCGTCAACCAAACCAACGACACCCTTCAGAATTGCACCCTGGAGCTGGCGACATTGG GTGACCTCAAGCTGGTTGAGAAGCCTTCTCCTCTCACTCTGGCACCCCATGACTTTGCCAACATCAAGGCTAACGTCAAAGTGGCGTCCACAGAGAATGGCATCATATTTGGCAACATAG tgtatGACATATCAGGAGCTGCCAGCGACAGGAACTGCGTGGTCCTTAGTGACATCCACATTGACATCATGGACTACATCCAGCCAGCCTCGTGCACAGACGCGGAGTTCAGACAGATGTGGGCTGAGTTTGAGTGGGAGAATAAG GTGACTGTGAACACCAACATTGCAGACCTGAACGAGTACCTCCACCACATCCTCAGCTCCACCAACATGAAGTGCCTGACCCCAGAGAAG GCACTTTCTGGCTTCTGTGGCTTCATGGCTGCCAACCTGTATGCCCGCTCCATCTTCGGTGAAGATGCGCTGGCCAATGTCAGCATTGAGAAGCCCATTCACCTGGGTCCTGATGCCCCTGTCAACGGACACATCCGCATCCGGGCCAAGAGCCAG GGTATGGCATTGAGTCTGGGTGACAAGATCAACCTTTCCCAGAAAAAAACATCTGTATAA
- the LOC139575889 gene encoding proteasome subunit alpha type-1-like codes for MFRNQYDNDVTVWSPQGRIHQIEYAMEAVKQGSATVGLKSRSHAVLVALKRAQSELAAHQKKILHVDSHVGISIAGLTADARLLCNFMRQECLDSRFVFDRPLPVSRLVTLIGSKTQIPTQRYGRRPYGVGLLIAGYDDMGPHIFQTCPSANYFDCKAMSIGARSQSARTYLERHMDTFLDCELNDLVQHGLRGLRETLPAEQDLTTKNVSIGIVGKDMEFTIYDDGDVASFLEGLEERPQRRVAQPDDEPAAEKPEEPMEL; via the exons ATG tTCCGCAACCAGTATGACAATGATGTCACAGTTTGGAGTCCACAG GGGCGTATTCATCAGATTGAATATGCTATGGAAGCAGTGAAACAAGGATCTGCCACAGTGGGTCTGAAATCTCGCAGTCATGCTGTACTTGTGGCTCTGAAG AGAGCTCAGTCCGAGTTGGCTGCCCATCAGAAGAAAATTCTACACGTCGACAGCCATGTTGGCATCTCCATTGCTGGCCTCACTGCTGATGCAAGGCTACTCTG CAACTTTATGCGTCAGGAGTGCCTGGACTCCAGGTTCGTGTTTGATCGGCCTCTCCCTGTGTCCCGCTTGGTCACACTAATTGGAAGCA AAACCCAGATCCCTACACAGAGATATGGAAGAAGGCCTTATGGTGTGGGATTACTCATCGCAGGATATGAT GATATGGGGCCACACATTTTCCAGACCTGCCCCTCTGCCAACTACTTTGATTGCAAGGCCATGTCCATAGGGGCCCGCTCCCAGTCTGCACGTACCTACCTGGAAAGACATATGGACACTTTTCTCGACT GTGAACTGAATGACCTGGTTCAACATGGCCTCCGGGGACTGAGAGAAACTCTACCTGCAGAACAAGATCTTACCACAAAG AATGTGTCCATCGGGATTGTTGGCAAGGACATGGAGTTCACCATCTACGATGATGGCGATGTGGCATCATTCCTTGAAGGCCTTGAGGAGAGACCACAGAGAAGG GTTGCCCAGCCAGACGACGAGCCGGCAGCAGAGAAGCCAGAAGAGCCCATGGAGCTCTGA